In one window of Primulina tabacum isolate GXHZ01 chromosome 8, ASM2559414v2, whole genome shotgun sequence DNA:
- the LOC142553191 gene encoding SNF1-related protein kinase regulatory subunit gamma-1-like: MVMEESETPRSPEAEVGMQVEDLWDIQEQQLTPTEKLNACFESIPVSAFPPAPSTQVIEISSDTNLAEAVKLLARHKILSAPVVDVKAPEDASWIDRYIGVVEFAGIVVWILHQSERMEGSKTAFDSALSDTEDATASAVAAAANGMSSPRFKSMHPDSPTATCGKFFETLTSSDFYRNTKVGDISGSFRWAPFLALQKANSFLTMLLLLSKYRMKSVPVVDLGEAKVDNIITQSAVIHMLKECAGLHWFESWGSKKLFELDLPLMKPRQLIKVNEDEPVLQAFKLMRQKGVGGVPVVENGGSKAIGNISIRDIQFLLIAPQIYREYRSITAKNFLTTVRSYLEEEHEKESPLLIGMVTCRRDDTLKEVIMKLDSVKIHRIYVEDGGGNLVGVITLRDIISKLVHEPRGYFGDFFDGVLPLPANSRV, encoded by the exons ATGGTGATGGAAGAAAGCGAAACGCCGAGGAGCCCAGAAGCTGAGGTGGGTATGCAAGTGGAAGATTTATGGGATATTCAAGAACAGCAGCTGACACCTACTGAGAAGCTTAACGCTTGTTTTGAGAGTATTCCTGTTTCCGCCTTCCCCCCTGCTCCTTCTACCCAAG TTATTGAGATAAGTTCGGATACAAATCTCGCGGAAGCCGTTAAATTACTTGCACGTCATAAAATCCTTAGTGCACCAGTTGTGGATGTGAAAGCACCAGAAGACGCGAGTTGGATCGACCGATATATTGGCGTTGTAGAGTTTGCTGGCATAGTTGTTTGGATATTACATCAG TCTGAGAGGATGGAAGGCAGCAAGACTGCCTTCGATTCTGCCTTAAGCGACACAGAAGATGCTACTGCCTCAGCTGTTGCCGCAGCCGCAAATGGAATGTCATCTCCACGGTTTAAAAGTATGCACCCCGACTCTCCCACAGCAACTTGCGGGAAATTTTTTGAGACGCTCACTTCTTCTGATTTCTACAGGAACACCAAG GTTGGCGATATTTCTGGATCTTTTCGTTGGGCTCCATTTCTAGCTCTGCAGAAAGCAAACTCTTTTTTGACGATGCTCCTACTGCTATCAAAGTACAGAATGAAAAGTGTTCCTGTGGTTGATTTAGGAGAAGCAAAGGTTGATAATATTATAACTCAGAGTGCTGTTATTCACATGCTTAAAGAATGCGCTGGACTTCATTGGTTTGAGAGCTGGGGTTCGAAGAAACTGTTTGAACTCGATCTTCCCCTTATGAAACCTAGACAACTCATCAAG GTAAATGAAGACGAGCCTGTGCTGCAGGCATTTAAATTGATGAGGCAGAAGGGAGTTGGAGGGGTGCCAGTGGTTGAAAATGGAGGAAGCAAGGCAATTGGTAATATAAGCATCAGGGATATCCAATTCCTTCTTATTGCACCACAAATTTACAGGGAATACAG ATCTATCACTGCAAAGAACTTCTTGACAACAGTTAGAAGCTATCTGGAGGAGGAGCATGAGAAGGAGTCGCCACTGTTGATTGGCATGGTAACATGCCGGAGAGACGATACTTTAAAAGAAGTCATAATGAAGCTCGACTCAGTGAAGATCCACCGAATATATGTGGAGGATGGAGGTGGAAACCTGGTGGGTGTCATAACCCTGAGGGACATAATCTCAAAGTTAGTACACGAGCCTCGGGGTTATTTCGGGGATTTCTTCGATGGAGTCTTACCACTGCCTGCAAATAGCAGGGTTTAA